One Pongo pygmaeus isolate AG05252 chromosome 10, NHGRI_mPonPyg2-v2.0_pri, whole genome shotgun sequence genomic window carries:
- the RITA1 gene encoding RBPJ-interacting and tubulin-associated protein 1 has product MKTPVELAVSGMQTLHLQHRCRGGYRVKARTSYVDETLFGSPAGTRPPPPDFDPPWVEKANRTRGVGKEASKALGAKGGCETTPSRGSTPTLTPRKKNKYRQISHTPSYCDESLFGSRSEGASFGAPRMAKGDAAKLRALLWTPPATPRGSHSPRPREAPLRAIHPAGSSKTEPGAAADSQKLSMDGLHSSHPPRRGLSHSLTHLNVPSTGHPATSAPHTNGPQDLRPSTSGVTFRSPLLTSRARSVSISVPSTPRRGGATQKPKPPWK; this is encoded by the exons ATGAAGACCCCCGTGGAGCTGGCCGTCAGTGGGATGCAGACCCTCCACCTTCAGCACCGCTGCCGAGGTGGCTACCGGGTCAAGGCCAGGACGTCATATGTGGATGAGACTCTGTTTGGCAGCCCAGCAGGCACCCGGCCTCCCCCACCAGACTTCGACCCACCCTGGGTGGAGAAGGCTAACAGAACCAGAGGCGTGGGCAAGGAGGCATCGAAGGCCTTGGGGGCAAAGGGGGGCTGTGAGACCACCCCCTCAAGGGGCAGCACCCCGACCCTCACACCAAGGAAGAAGAACAAATACAG ACAGATCAGCCACACCCCGTCTTACTGTGATGAGTCGCTGTTTGGCTCCCGATCTGAAGGCGCCAGCTTCGGGGCCCCGCGGATGGCGAAGGGGGATGCCGCAAAGCTCCGTGCTCTCTTGTGGACGCCACCAGCTACCCCCAGGGGTAGCCACTCGCCTCGCCCTAGGGAAGCCCCACTGCGAGCCATTCACCCAGCTGGTTCCTCCAAGACAGAGCCGGGGGCGGCGGCAGACTCCCAGAAGTTATCCATGGACGGGTTACACTCTTCACACCCCCCGAGACGGGGACTTTCCCATTCCCTCACCCACCTGAATGTCCCCAGCACTGGTCATCCAGCCACCAGTGCCCCCCACACAAATGGGCCTCAGGATCTCAGGCCTTCCACGTCAGGGGTGACCTTCCGGAGCCCCCTGCTGACTTCCAGGGCTCGCTCAGTTAGCATTTCAGTGCCGTCTACCCCACGACGAGGTGGGGCCACCCAGAAACCAAAGCCCCCTTGGAAATGA
- the IQCD gene encoding dynein regulatory complex protein 10 — MALDILAMAPLYQAPAINRIGPKTDPSKRPADPLKPLVLSRTKLTTIEAKRIMSVLDEAIYKVELVTLLSYAACNREDMEGMLGEDVMRAVREHEDLCQVLLENVRCLKEKERQLQEQKEAEEEGWLRDRLLSIELQKSSLSPLTQQIKDSTKNVLRLLLSNPQAARLLQMQTQGRSAEAQNFIDSLIELRGFLFEKLLTSPMEARDKAQFLQDISRQNSNNQQIIDTLEKELAERMKNRNAEVEKENFVIQELKNHLHQVLKFSENSLLRTKQEAEKQQKADFRASQARVAKIQQEILQLQSQFYNLVMENREAEQALRKKKYKVETEIENWIQKYDTEMGEKQEELEDLDAVHREEKISLEELRRRHKVLVGEFAQIREEREINSKKRMEAEQEMVRMVRAATLIQALWKGYLVRSLLRSKKKRGKGKAKDKEKGKQKGKEKGKGKK, encoded by the exons ATGGCTTTAGACATTCTCGCCATGGCCCCTTTGTATCAGGCCCCTGCCATCAACAGAATAGGGCCAAAGACAGACCCATCTAAAAGGCCAGCTGACCCACTAAAACCCTTGGTTCTCTCTAGGACCAAACTCACCACCATTGAGGCCAAAAGGATCATGTCCGTCCTGGATGAGGCGATCTACAAGGTGGAGCTGGTGACCTTGCTGTCGTATGCGGCATGCAACAGAGAGGATATGGAGGGGATGCTGGGGGAGGACGTCATGAGGGCAGTGAGAGAGCATGAGGATCTCTGCCAGGTCCTCCTTGAAAATGTCAGGTgcctgaaagagaaagaaaggcaatTGCAGGAGCAgaaagaggctgaggaggaagggtGGCTCAGAGACCGCCTCCTTTCCATAGAGCTGCAGAAATCCAGCCTCTCACCACTTACGCAGCAGATCAAAGACTCCACCAAGAACGTCCTGAGACTCTTGCTCAGCAACCCCCAGGCTGCTAGGCTCCTGCAGATGCAGACACAGGGTAGAAGTGCAGAAGCCCAGAATTTTATTGACAGCCTGATAGAGCTCCGTGGTTTCCTGTTTGAAAAACTACTCACTAGTCCCATGGAAGCGAGGGATAAGGCCCAGTTCTTACAGGATATCAGTAGACAGAATAGTAATAACCAACAAATCATTGATACTCTTGAAAAGGAATTGGCGGAGAGAATGAAGAACAGGAATGCAGAG GTGGAAAAGGAGAACTTTGTGATCCAAGAACTGAAAAACCACCTGCACCAGGTGCTCAAGTTCTCAGAGAACAGCCTCCTTCGCACTAAGCAGGAGGCTGAGAAGCAGCAGAAGGCCGATTTCCGGGCATCACAGGCCAGGGTGGCCAAGATCCAGCAGGAGATCCTGCAGCTGCAGTCACAGTTTTACAACCTGGTCATGgagaaccgggaggcggagcagGCGCTGAGGAAG AAGAAATATAAAGTGGAAACGGAAATCGAGAACTGGATCCAGAAATATGATACAGAGATGGGTGAGAAGCAG gAGGAGTTGGAGGATCTGGACGCTGTTCACAGGGAAGAGAAGATCTCGCTGGAGGAGCTGAGGCGGAGGCACAAAGTGCTTGTGGGAGAGTTTGCGCAGATCCGGGAAGAGCGGGAGATCAACTCCAAGAAAAGGATGGAGGCAGAGCAGGAGATGGTGCGCATGGTACGGGCGGCCACACTCATCCAGGCCCTATGGAAGGGCTATCTGGTGCGTTCCCTGCTCAGATCCAAGAAGAAGCGGGGCAAGGGCAAAGCGAAGGACAAGGAGAAGGGCAAGCAGAAAGGCAAGGAGAAGGGCAAGGGCAAGAAATGA